The following proteins are co-located in the Malus sylvestris chromosome 13, drMalSylv7.2, whole genome shotgun sequence genome:
- the LOC126596403 gene encoding protein NRT1/ PTR FAMILY 6.1-like: MATGEIKSPEGGTMTPVSLDGNPDSMERKKLGLYFIESDDRRTAFGQGYAGGTTPVDIHGKPIADLSKTGGWFAAFFIFGNEMAERMAYFGLSVNMVAFMFYVMHRPFSSSSNAVNNFLGISQASSVLGGFLADAYLGRYWTIAIFTTIYLLGLTGITLCATVHALVPNQDQCSELALLVGNCEPAKPWQMIYLYTVLYTTGFGAAGIRPCVSSFGADQFDERSSDYKSHLDRFFNFFYLSVTIGAIIAFTAVVYVQMKLGWGFAFGSLALAMGISNMVFFLGTPLYRHRLPGGSPLTRVAQVLVAAYKKRNAEFSRSELIGLYEVPGKQSAVKGSGKIAHTDDFRCLDKAALQLKEDSADPSPWRLCTVTQVEEVKILLKLIPIPACTIMLSVLLTEYLTLSVQQAYTLNTHMGKLKLPVTCMPVFPGLSIFLILSLYYSTFVPLSRCITGHPHGASQLQRVGIGLAVSILSVAWAAIFERYRRNYAIQQGYETSFLSAMPNLSAYWLLIQYCLIGIAEVFCMVGLLEFLYEEAPDAMKSIGSAYAALAGGLGCFAASILNSIIKSITGSAEKPSWLSQDINTGRFDYFYWLLTVLSVINFGVFLYCAHRYEYRTEQGVQMEKQALPNIKEQPLSG, from the exons ATGGCAACTGGAGAAATCAAGTCCCCTGAAGGAGGGACAATGACACCTGTTAGTTTAGATGGAAATCCAGACTCAATGGAGAGAAAGAAACTTGGGCTTTACTTCATCGAATCCGATGACAGGCGGACGGCTTTTGGACAGGGTTATGCTGGAGGAACCACACCAGTTGACATCCATGGAAAACCTATTGCTGATCTTTCGAAAACCGGCGGTTGGTTTGCTGCCTTCTTCATATTCG GAAATGAAATGGCGGAGAGAATGGCGTATTTCGGTCTCTCGGTTAACATGGTGGCCTTCATGTTTTACGTTATGCATAGACCCTTCAGCAGTTCATCAAATGCAGTTAACAATTTTCTCGGGATTTCGCAAGCTTCCTCTGTGCTTGGCGGTTTTCTGGCTGATGCGTATCTTGGTCGATATTGGACAATAGCAATCTTCACAACTATCTATCTTCTG GGTCTGACAGGAATAACCTTATGTGCAACGGTGCACGCTTTGGTGCCAAACCAAGATCAATGCTCCGAGCTAGCCCTCCTTGTGGGCAATTGTGAGCCTGCAAAACCGTGGCAGATGATTTACCTCTACACGGTTCTGTACACAACTGGATTCGGAGCTGCTGGCATAAGGCCGTGCGTTTCTTCTTTCGGGGCTGACCAGTTCGACGAAAGAAGTAGCGATTACAAGTCTCACCTGGATAGGTTTTTCAACTTCTTTTATCTCTCTGTCACCATCGGGGCGATCATCGCCTTCACTGCAGTAGTCTATGTCCAGATGAAACTTGGTTGGGGATTCGCGTTCGGGTCACTGGCATTGGCTATGGGCATATCAAATATGGTCTTCTTTCTCGGTACCCCTCTATACCGCCATAGACTTCCCGGAGGGAGCCCTTTAACGCGTGTTGCTCAAGTTTTGGTTGCTGCTTACAAGAAGAGGAATGCCGAATTTTCCAGAAGTGAGTTGATAGGCTTGTATGAGGTTCCTGGAAAACAATCTGCTGTGAAGGGTAGTGGAAAGATAGCTCACACCGACGACTTTAG ATGTTTGGACAAAGCAGCTCTGCAGTTAAAGGAAGACAGCGCAGACCCCAGTCCCTGGAGGCTATGCACTGTGACACAAGTAGAGGAAGTGAAGATCTTGTTGAAACTTATTCCAATCCCGGCGTGCACAATAATGCTCAGTGTACTTTTGACAGAATATCTCACTCTCTCAGTGCAGCAGGCATACACTTTAAACACCCATATGGGTAAACTGAAACTCCCTGTAACCTGCATGCCAGTGTTTCCTGGCCTCAGTATCTTTCTCATACTGTCCCTCTACTACTCTACATTTGTCCCGCTGTCCAGGTGCATCACCGGCCATCCCCACGGTGCTTCTCAGCTTCAGAGAGTGGGGATAGGCCTGGCGGTTTCAATCCTATCTGTGGCGTGGGCGGCAATTTTCGAAAGATACCGAAGGAATTATGCGATACAGCAGGGATACGAGACTAGTTTCTTAAGTGCAATGCCCAACCTAAGTGCATACTGGTTGTTGATCCAGTACTGCCTCATTGGGATAGCTGAGGTGTTTTGCATGGTGGGATTACTAGAATTTCTGTACGAAGAAGCTCCAGATGCAATGAAGAGTATTGGATCTGCTTACGCTGCTCTTGCCGGCGGTTTAGGTTGCTTTGCAGCCAGTATATTGAACAGCATCATCAAATCTATCACCGGAAGCGCAGAGAAGCCGTCTTGGCTGTCCCAGGATATCAACACAGGAAGATTTGATTATTTCTACTGGCTGCTGACTGTTTTGAGCGTGATCAATTTCGGCGTTTTTCTGTATTGTGCTCATCGGTACGAGTACAGGACGGAGCAGGGCGTCCAGATGGAGAAGCAGGCTCTACCCAACATAAAGGAGCAACCCCTCAGTGGATAG
- the LOC126596411 gene encoding E3 ubiquitin-protein ligase At3g02290-like — translation MGALCCCPCGEEFEEYALPSNSIYRHCSCLRYFFHQLFTGYNAPFQRLDGRAPSLPIQGATLASSGVGTTLQNNPLNDTQLSVSRPTPFDADQRYSRLQRDGLVSRREKSMTHLQEDAQQLRRGSSGTESLGFGKKWNGDDTEEDCTFGQSETLEKALATKLAYGLTYVQPSSEDEDVCPTCLDEYTSENPKIITRCSHHFHLGCIYEWLERSESCPICGKEMEFCESP, via the exons ATGGGTGCTCTTTGCTGCTGTCCTTGCGGCGAGGAATTCGAAGAGTATGCGCTGCCGAGCAATTCAATTTATAGGCATTGCTCATGCCTGAGATACTTCTTCCACCAGCTATTCACTGGG TATAACGCGCCATTTCAAAGGCTTGATGGACGAGCACCTTCATTACCTATTCAAGGGGCTACTTTGGCATCATCCGGAGTAGGCACAACACTACAGAATAATCCCTTGAATGATACTCAGCTCTCAGTTTCCAGGCCAACCCCCTTCGATGCTGATCAGAGATACTCGCGTTTGCAGCGTGATGGCTTGGTCTCAAGGCGCGAGAAGTCAATGACTCATTTGCAAGAAGATGCACAACAACTGAGAAGGGGCAGTTCTGGCACCGAATCCCTGGGCTTTGGGAAGAAATGGAATGGAGATGATACAGAAGAAGATTGTACGTTTGGCCAATCTGAGACCTTGGAAAAGGCTTTGGCAACAAAACTCGCATATGGACTAACTTATGTGCAACCATCTTCTGAAGATGAAGATGTCTGCCCTACATGTCTGGATG aataCACTTcagaaaatccaaaaatcataaCGAGATGTTCCCATCATTTTCACCTTGGCTGTATTTATGAATGGTTGGAAAGAAGCGAAAGCTGTCCAATTTGTGGCAAG GAGATGGAGTTCTGTGAAAGCCCTTAA
- the LOC126596410 gene encoding uncharacterized protein At4g14100-like, whose translation MASLPKPITAVPILILLAASLCRALPSSEDPVPAPWPHQFHSILVMNYTGTLQLIDLWYDWPNGRNFNIIRHQLGSVAYDLEWNNGTSFFYTLDSARECRTVQVEVGILRPDWLDGAKYLGRRHVDGGFLCNVWEKADFITYYEDVDTKRPVHWIFYTGREAHVMTFEVGAALEDAKWQAPVYCFDKKKTDTLVPEAEAEAEAEAEFSITGASIDWRSMRNSNLLGFNLS comes from the exons ATGGCTTCACTGCCCAAACCCATCACCGCCGTCcccatcctcatcctcctcgCCGCCTCTCTCTGCCGCGCACTGCCGTCATCAGAGGACCCAGTTCCCGCCCCATGGCCCCACCAATTCCACTCCATCCTGGTGATGAACTACACCGGAACCCTCCAGCTCATCGACCTCTGGTACGACTGGCCCAACGGCCGGAACTTCAACATTATACGGCACCAGCTGGGCTCGGTCGCCTACGACCTGGAGTGGAACAACGGCACCTCCTTCTTCTACACATTGGACTCCGCCCGAGAGTGCAGAACCGTCCAAGTCGAAGTGGGTATTCTCCGACCCGATTGGCTCGACGGAGCCAAGTATCTGGGTCGGCGACACGTGGACGGTGGTTTCTTGTGCAATGTTTGGGAGAAGGCTGACTTCATTACGTATTATGAGGACGTCGATACGAAGCGGCCTGTCCATTGGATTTTCTACACAG GGAGGGAGGCACATGTGATGACGTTTGAGGTTGGGGCAGCGCTTGAGGATGCAAAATGGCAAGCCCCTGTGTACTGCTTTGATAAGAAGAAAACTGATACTCTAGTcccagaagcagaagcagaagcagaagcagaagctgAGTTTTCCATCACTGGTGCTTCTATAGATTGGAGATCTATGAGAAATTCAAATCTTTTAGGATTCAATTTGTCGTGA
- the LOC126596402 gene encoding uncharacterized protein LOC126596402, whose translation MMPPELQPRFFRPYITASASTSSFGNGSTNPSSSPNDSIFNNGGGASRSLKNSRFSPSSFAHNARIAVALVPCAAFLLDLGGTPVIATLTLGLMVSYIVDALNLKSGAFVGVWLTLVFSQIAFFFSSSLLSTFTSFPLAALAAFLCAETNFLIGVWVSLQFKWIQIENPSIVLALERLLFACLPFAGSSLFTWATISAVGMTNASYYLMSFSCLFYYLYCIPRISSFKTKQDSKYHGGEVPDDNLILTPLEGCIHTLYLLFFPLLFHIASHYNVIFASPAAVSDLFLLFFIPFLFQLYASTRGALWWVTKNPNQLRGIQVMNGAVALVVVVICLEIRVVFHSFGRYIQVPPPLNYLLVTTAMLGGASGASAYALSMISDAFSSVAFTALAVVVSAAGAIVVGFPVLFIPLPSVAGFYLARFFTKKSVSSYFAFVVLGSLMMTWFVIQNFWDLNIWMAGMSLKSFCKLVIVNVVLAMSIPGLVLLPSKLHFLIEIGLIGHAILVCHIENRFFNYSGIYYYGFEEDVMYPSYMVIVTTFVGLAVVKRLSVDRRIGGKAVWILTCLYSAKLAMLLMSSKSVVWVSAILLLAVTPPLLLYKDKSRTASKMKAWQGYAHAGVVSLSVWFCRETIFEALQWWNGRPPSDGLLLGFCIVLMGLACVPIVALHFSHVLSAKRCLVLVVATGLLFILMQPPIPVSWTYRSDLIKAARQTADDITIYGFVAQKPLWPSWLLLMAILLTLAAVTSVIPIKYMVELRVFYSIAMGIALGVYISTEYFLQTAFLHILIVVTMVSASVFVVFTHFPSASSTKLLPWVFALLVALFPVTYLLEGQVRVKNILGDSEFGDLGEEEKKLTTLFAVEGARTSLLGLYAAIFMLIALEIKFEIASLMREKATERPGIRHSQSGQSTSTSFASRMRFMQQRRAASVSSFTITKMVAEGAWMPAVGNVATVMCFAICLILNVNLTGGSNGAIFFLAPILLLLNQDSDFIAGFGDKQRYFPVTVVISAYLVLTSLYSIWEDVWHGNAGWGLEIGGPDWFFVVKNLALLVLTFPSHILFNRFMWSFTKQADSMPLITMPLNLPSIIITDVLKIRILGLLGIIYSLAQYLLSRQQYISGLRYI comes from the exons ATGATGCCGCCGGAGCTTCAACCGCGGTTCTTCCGTCCGTACATCACCGCTTCGGCGAGCACTTCCTCCTTCGGCAACGGCTCCACAAACCCTAGCTCCAGCCCCAACGACTCAATCTTCAACAATGGTGGCGGTGCTTCTAGATCTCTCAAGAACTCACGAttctccccctcctccttcgCCCACAACGCCCGAATCGCCGTCGCACTCGTCCCCTGCGCCGCATTCCTCCTCGACCTCGGCGGCACTCCGGTGATCGCAACCCTAACCTTAGGCCTCATGGTCTCCTACATCGTCGACGCCCTCAATTTGAAGTCCGGTGCCTTCGTCGGCGTCTGGCTCACCCTCGTCTTTTCCCAGATCGCCTTCTTCTTCAGCTCCTCCCTCCTCTCCACCTTCACCTCCTTCCCCCTCGCCGCCCTCGCCGCCTTCCTCTGCGCCGAGACCAATTTCCTCATCGGCGTCTGGGTTTCTCTCCAATTCAAGTGGATTCAAATCGAGAACCCCTCAATCGTTCTCGCGCTCGAGCGCCTCCTCTTCGCCTGTCTCCCGTTCGCCGGCTCCTCCCTCTTCACCTGGGCCACCATCTCCGCCGTAGGTATGACCAACGCTTCGTACTACCTCATGTCCTTCTCCTGCCTCTTCTATTACCTCTACTGCATTCCTCGCATTTCCTCTTTCAAAACCAAGCAGGACTCCAAGTACCACGGCGGGGAGGTCCCCGATGACAACCTCATCCTCACGCCATTGGAGGGATGCATCCACACTCTCTATCTCCTCTTCTTCCCTCTCCTCTTCCACATTGCCTCTCACTACAACGTCATTTTCGCTTCCCCAGCCGCAGTTTCCGATCTAtttctcctcttcttcattCCATTTCTCTTCCAGCTCTATGCCTCAACCCGGGGCGCGCTTTGGTGGGTCACGAAGAATCCAAACCAATTGCGCGGCATCCAGGTGATGAATGGCGCTGTTGCATTGGTTGTTGTGGTGATATGTTTGGAGATTAGAGTCGTTTTCCATTCGTTTGGGCGGTACATTCAGGTGCCTCCGCCGTTGAATTACCTTTTGGTGACCACTGCAATGCTCGGAGGTGCATCTGGAGCGAGTGCTTATGCGTTGAGTATGATATCTGATGCCTTCAGCTCCGTGGCTTTCACTGCTTTGGCTGTTGTGGTTAGTGCTGCGGGAGCTATCGTTGTCGGGTTTCCTGTATTG TTCATTCCGCTGCCTTCGGTTGCTGGTTTCTATTTGGCTCGATTTTTCACAAAGAAGAGTGTTTCATCATACTTTGCTTTTGTTGTTCTTGGAAGCTTGATGATGACATGGTTTGTGATACAGAATTTCTGGGATCTAAATATTTGGATGGCAGGAATGTCCCTGAAATCCTTCTGCAAACTTGTAATTGTGAATGTTGTCTTGGCTATGTCTATTCCTGGTCTAGTTCTACttccttcaaagcttcactttttGATAGAGATTGGATTAATCGGCCATGCAATTCTCGTTTGCCACATTGAGAATCGATTTTTTAATTACTCTGGCATATACTATTATGGGTTTGAGGAAGATGTAATGTACCCAAGCTACATGGTTATTGTGACAACATTTGTGGGTTTAGCTGTGGTGAAAAGACTGTCTGTTGATCGTCGTATTGGTGGAAAGGCTGTTTGGATTTTGACGTGCTTGTATTCAGCTAAGCTGGCTATGTTGCTTATGTCATCAAAGTCTGTCGTATGGGTGTCAGCTATTCTATTATTGGCTGTAACACCACCATTGCTACTTTACAA GGATAAGTCAAGAACAGCCTCAAAGATGAAAGCTTGGCAAGGATATGCACATGCAGGTGTGGTTTCCTTATCAGTCTGGTTTTGCCGTGAAACAATCTTTGAAGCCCTCCAGTGGTGGAATGGAAGACCCCCATCTGATGGCTTACTCTTGGGTTTCTGTATTGTTTTGATGGGCTTGGCTTGTGTACCCATTGTGGCTCTCCACTTCTCTCATGTCTTG TCTGCCAAGAGATGCCTAGTGCTGGTGGTGGCAACTGGATTGTTGTTTATCCTTATGCAACCACCTATTCCAGTATCATGGACATACCGGTCTGACCTAATTAAAGCTGCTCGGCAGACTGCTGATGACATCACCATATATGGCTTTGTGGCGCAAAAACCTTTGTGGCCATCATGGCTTCTTCTTATGGCAATCCTACTGACTCTAGCAGCTGTTACATCTGTCATACCTATTAAATACATGGTTGAGTTGAGAGTATTTTACTCCATAGCTATGGGTATTGCTCTAGGTGTCTACATATCTACCGAATACTTCCTTCAGACAGCTTTCTTACATATCCTTATTGTTGTAACCATGGTCTCTGCCTCGGTGTTTGTGGTTTTCACCCATTTTCCATCTGCCTCGAGTACAAAGCTGCTTCCTTGGGTATTTGCTTTACTCGTAGCTCTCTTTCCTGTGACATATCTTTTGGAGGGCCAGGTGAGGGTTAAAAACATCCTTGGAGATAGCGAATTTGGAGATTTGggtgaagaagagaagaagctCACAACTCTATTTGCTGTTGAGGGGGCAAGGACATCTCTTCTCGGTCTTTATGCAGCAATATTTATGCTAATAGCTCTGGAGATAAAGTTTGAAATTGCGTCATTGATGAGGGAAAAGGCTACTGAAAGGCCTGGAATCAGGCATAGTCAATCTGGTCAAAGCACCTCTACTAGCTTTGCTTCGAGAATGAGATTTATGCAACAGCGCCGAGCTGCTAGTGTCTCATCATTCACAATTACGAAAATGGTTGCTGAGGGAGCCTGGATGCCAGCAGTTGGTAACGTTGCCACTGTGATGTGCTTTGCTATATGCCTCATCTTGAATGTCAATCTCACAGGCGGCTCAAATGGTGCGATATTCTTCCTGGCACCAATTTTGCTACTGCTCAACCAGGACTCTGATTTTATTGCCGGATTTGGTGACAAGCAAAGGTATTTCCCTGTCACAGTAGTGATATCGGCCTACCTAGTCCTGACTAGCCTCTACAGCATATGGGAAGATGTCTGGCATGGGAACGCAGGTTGGGGTTTGGAAATTGGCGGTCCAGATTGGTTCTTTGTGGTGAAGAATTTGGCTCTTCTCGTTCTTACATTCCCGAGCCATATCCTTTTCAACAGGTTTATGTGGAGTTTCACAAAACAGGCGGACTCAATGCCATTGATAACTATGCCCCTTAATCTGCCATCGATCATAATAACAGACGTGCTGAAGATTAGGATATTAGGGCTCTTAGGAATCATTTATTCCCTGGCCCAGTACCTATTATCTAGACAACAGTACATCTCAGGGTTGAGGTATATTTAG